In one window of Henckelia pumila isolate YLH828 chromosome 1, ASM3356847v2, whole genome shotgun sequence DNA:
- the LOC140887217 gene encoding protein PHOSPHATE-INDUCED 1-like, with the protein MGGNSHHVQSRLVLVLLFSVLNMCFASRIVEQQQNNYQLLRYHNGALLQGTISVNLIWYGSFKPSQRAIVSDFIASLSDSSAATPNNPSVATWWKSVEKYYHLANSKNKPSLRLGKQILDDKYSLGKSLSDKQIVQLASKGDQKNAINVVLTASDVAVAGFCVNRCGTHGSKSSSILKGKNQKFAYIWVGNSETQCPGYCAWPFHQPIYGPQNPPLRSPNNDVGIDGLVTVLSGLLAGTATNPFGNGFYQGPATAPLEAASACPGVYGKGAYPGYAGDLLLDPTTGCSYNAHGAGGRKYLVSAIFDPSTSKCSTLV; encoded by the coding sequence ATGGGTGGTAATTCTCACCATGTTCAATCTCGTCTTGTTTTGGTTCTGCTGTTTTCGGTGTTGAATATGTGCTTTGCTTCCAGAATTGTTGAGCAACAGCAGAATAATTACCAGCTTCTTCGTTACCACAATGGTGCTCTTTTGCAAGGCACCATCTCCGTCAATCTCATCTGGTACGGCTCTTTCAAGCCTTCCCAAAGGGCCATCGTCTCAGATTTCATCGCCTCCTTGTCGGATTCCTCCGCCGCCACCCCAAACAACCCATCGGTGGCCACTTGGTGGAAGTCCGTCGAGAAATACTACCACCTCGCCAATTCCAAGAACAAACCATCTCTCCGTTTGGGCAAACAGATCCTCGACGACAAATACTCTCTCGGCAAATCTCTCTCCGACAAACAGATCGTCCAGCTGGCATCCAAGGGCGACCAGAAGAACGCCATCAACGTCGTGTTGACGGCTTCCGACGTCGCCGTCGCCGGATTCTGCGTGAACAGATGCGGAACCCATGGATCCAAAAGCAGCTCCATCTTGAAGGGGAAGAATCAGAAATTCGCCTACATCTGGGTGGGGAATTCGGAGACACAGTGCCCGGGCTACTGTGCCTGGCCCTTCCACCAGCCCATTTACGGCCCGCAGAACCCCCCTTTGCGTTCCCCCAACAATGATGTGGGAATTGACGGGCTGGTTACTGTTCTATCCGGGCTTTTGGCCGGAACTGCCACGAATCCCTTCGGAAACGGCTTCTACCAAGGCCCGGCTACTGCTCCATTGGAAGCTGCTTCGGCTTGCCCCGGAGTCTACGGCAAAGGGGCCTACCCAGGCTACGCCGGAGACTTGCTGTTGGATCCGACCACCGGCTGTAGCTACAATGCGCATGGTGCCGGTGGCCGGAAATACCTTGTTTCGGCCATATTTGATCCTTCCACCTCCAAATGTTCCACTTTAGTTTGA